The sequence below is a genomic window from Brettanomyces bruxellensis chromosome 9, complete sequence.
ccTTACTGAACTGTGCTAGGCTTAATGTCGCGATACCGATACCGATAATTCTACCCAACCgaacatttatttatttatttgttacaattatattattattattcttttcgCTCAAATTTTTTACGATTTTATCCGTTCTCGTTCACCAAAAACAGAACATCCTTACATTCGATGCTGATAACACTTCTCTACACCTGACACAtagtaatttttttttttgctcgTAGAATGGTCTCAGTATGAGTGGCAAGGAGCACGTagctgaaaagaaaaaaaagatatcgTGGATTTGAAAGGCAACATATACACATGCACACACCGGTAATATTATtacaggaaaagaaattgtgTATTGAATAGAACGATAACaagctctttttttccccctttcGTATATAGAAATCTAAATCGATAAGGTTGAAATGTCTCAATATAAAGATACCACCGTCTCAGTGGCTCCCTTAGTGTTGTTGTCCGTTGTTGACCACTATgaaagaattttgaaaacaCTAGCTACATCAACGAACAAGGATAATAAAAGGGTTGTCGGTGTTATCCTAGGGGATGCTTCGGATAGGCAGATGGTCAAGGTTACAAATTCGTTTGCCATCCCGTTTGAAGAGGACGAAAAAGATCCTAACATCTGGTTTTTAGATCATAACTTTATCGACTCTATGATGGAGatgtttaaaaaaattaatgccAAGGAAAAATTAATTGGATGGTACCATTCAGGACCCAAGCTCAGATCAAATGATTTAAAGATAAACGAAATCCTTAAGACATTTATACCGGATCCTATTCTTTTGATAGTCGATGTTAACAGTACTGACAAAATTGATATACCAACAGATTGCTATGTCGCAATCGAAGATATAAAAGAGGATGGATCATCGAGTGAGAAAACTTTTTTGCACCTACCATCTGTGATTCGTGCTGAAGAAGCAGAGGAGATTGGTGTGGGTCATTTATTGAGAGACATCAGGGATCAGGCGTGTGGAAACTTGGGGCTAAATTTAACAAACAACTTTAAGTCCCTGTCCTCACTCAGCGAGCGGTTGGTAAACATTGTGAGCTACCTTGATAAAGTAATTTCCGGCAAACTTCCAGTAAATAATACTATCCTTGGAAAATTACAGGATATCTTCAATCTTTTCCCAAATATATCCGGGTTTTTTGAAGGCGAAGAATTGGATACAAAGAAAGACACAGAGGAGGAAATCAAAGATGGCGATGACATTGAATTGGTGGGCTCTGAGAAAAAACAGCTAACAAGTGCTTTCAACGTTAAGACGAATGACCAATTGATGCTTCTTTACGTTGGAAGTTTAGTGAGATCTATCATAGCATTTCATGATTTAATTGAGAACAAGATAGAGAACAAGAAGTACAACGAAAGGGACTcagaggatgaaaagaaggtgGCA
It includes:
- a CDS encoding uncharacterized protein (MEROPS:MER0030134~BUSCO:EOG09263KRO) codes for the protein MSQYKDTTVSVAPLVLLSVVDHYERILKTLATSTNKDNKRVVGVILGDASDRQMVKVTNSFAIPFEEDEKDPNIWFLDHNFIDSMMEMFKKINAKEKLIGWYHSGPKLRSNDLKINEILKTFIPDPILLIVDVNSTDKIDIPTDCYVAIEDIKEDGSSSEKTFLHLPSVIRAEEAEEIGVGHLLRDIRDQACGNLGLNLTNNFKSLSSLSERLVNIVSYLDKVISGKLPVNNTILGKLQDIFNLFPNISGFFEGEELDTKKDTEEEIKDGDDIELVGSEKKQLTSAFNVKTNDQLMLLYVGSLVRSIIAFHDLIENKIENKKYNERDSEDEKKVAEKPDETDGEGENVKATKSEHSTGSN